The proteins below are encoded in one region of Acetoanaerobium noterae:
- a CDS encoding dUTP diphosphatase — protein MLEIKVKLQEGVHQEFEFIEGKSNWIDLRTAERIKMNKGDFKLIPLGFALELPEGFEAHILPRSSTFKNYGIIQTNSMGIIDNAYSGNDDYWFFPAYALRDTIIEKGDRICQFRIVRQMEVVKVLFVNELQKQNRGGHGSTGVK, from the coding sequence ATGTTGGAAATTAAGGTTAAACTACAAGAAGGTGTCCATCAAGAATTTGAATTTATAGAGGGAAAATCAAATTGGATAGATTTAAGAACAGCAGAGCGCATAAAAATGAATAAAGGAGATTTTAAGCTTATACCGTTAGGATTTGCATTAGAGCTACCAGAAGGATTTGAAGCACACATCTTGCCTAGAAGCTCGACGTTTAAAAATTATGGAATTATACAGACAAACTCGATGGGAATAATTGATAACGCATATAGCGGAAATGATGACTATTGGTTCTTTCCAGCCTACGCACTAAGGGATACTATAATTGAAAAGGGAGATAGGATTTGTCAGTTCCGAATTGTTAGACAAATGGAAGTTGTTAAGGTTTTGTTTGTCAATGAATTACAAAAACAAAATAGAGGGGGTCATGGAAGTACAGGAGTAAAATAA
- a CDS encoding alanine/glycine:cation symporter family protein: MQGIVDFLNGIIWSNALIYLCLGTGVYFSVILKFPQVRLIKDMVKQMLSGEASETGVSSFQGFAMALGGRVGTGNIAGVATAIGTGGPGAVFWMWAIAFLGAGSAYIESALAQVYKDEVDGEYRGGPSYYIEKGLGIKWYAILFAVCAVLGVGVFLPGVQANSIASSMNTAFGISPAITGAIVVGLLAFIIFGGTKRIGKAAELIVPFMAIAYIIVALIIIFMNITMLPDVIALIFRSAFGADAAFGGILGTAIQWGVKRGIYSNEAGQGTGPMAAAAAEVSHPAKQGLVQAFSVYVDTLFVCSATAFMILITGMYNVKDGADGFIVENIPGVEIGPAYTQMAVNTLLPGFGQAFVAIALFFFAFTTLLAYYYYAETNVAYLFKGSKNHKTYFLLTKFALLGMTFFGAIRTADLAWALGDIGVGAMAWLNIIAIILLTKVGVGTLKDYEKQKKEGKDPIYEPETLGIKNADTWKAIAARYKKKVS; the protein is encoded by the coding sequence ATGCAAGGAATCGTAGATTTTCTTAACGGTATTATTTGGAGTAACGCACTTATTTATTTATGTTTAGGTACTGGGGTTTATTTTTCTGTAATCCTAAAGTTCCCACAAGTAAGATTAATTAAGGATATGGTTAAACAGATGCTTAGTGGTGAGGCATCAGAAACTGGAGTTTCTTCATTCCAAGGCTTTGCTATGGCTCTTGGTGGAAGAGTTGGTACAGGTAACATCGCTGGGGTTGCTACAGCAATCGGAACTGGTGGTCCTGGAGCAGTATTTTGGATGTGGGCAATCGCTTTCCTTGGAGCGGGTTCAGCTTACATAGAGTCAGCACTTGCACAGGTTTATAAAGATGAGGTTGACGGCGAATATCGTGGAGGTCCTTCTTACTACATTGAAAAAGGACTTGGAATCAAATGGTATGCTATTCTATTTGCTGTTTGTGCAGTACTAGGAGTAGGAGTTTTCTTACCTGGAGTACAAGCTAACAGTATCGCAAGCTCAATGAACACTGCATTTGGAATTTCTCCTGCAATAACTGGAGCAATCGTAGTTGGTCTTTTAGCGTTCATTATCTTCGGAGGAACAAAGCGTATAGGTAAAGCTGCTGAGCTTATAGTTCCATTTATGGCTATTGCTTATATCATAGTTGCACTTATTATCATATTTATGAACATCACCATGCTTCCTGATGTAATTGCTCTAATTTTCCGTTCAGCTTTTGGAGCTGACGCTGCATTTGGTGGTATCTTAGGAACTGCTATTCAGTGGGGAGTAAAAAGAGGTATCTACTCAAACGAGGCTGGACAAGGTACAGGACCTATGGCTGCTGCTGCTGCTGAAGTTTCTCACCCTGCAAAGCAAGGTTTAGTTCAAGCTTTCTCTGTATATGTTGATACATTATTTGTTTGTTCAGCTACAGCTTTTATGATTCTTATTACTGGTATGTACAATGTTAAAGACGGAGCAGATGGCTTCATTGTAGAAAACATTCCTGGCGTAGAGATTGGGCCTGCTTACACGCAAATGGCAGTAAATACTCTTCTTCCTGGTTTTGGTCAAGCTTTCGTAGCAATCGCACTTTTCTTCTTTGCTTTTACTACTTTATTAGCTTACTACTACTATGCAGAGACTAACGTTGCTTATCTTTTCAAAGGTTCAAAAAATCACAAAACATATTTCTTACTAACTAAATTTGCTTTACTTGGTATGACATTCTTCGGAGCTATAAGAACAGCAGATTTAGCTTGGGCTCTTGGTGATATCGGAGTTGGAGCAATGGCTTGGTTAAATATTATAGCAATAATTCTATTAACTAAGGTTGGTGTTGGTACACTTAAAGATTACGAAAAACAGAAAAAAGAAGGAAAAGATCCAATCTACGAGCCAGAAACTCTTGGCATTAAAAATGCAGATACTTGGAAAGCAATCGCTGCTAGATACAAAAAGAAAGTTTCATAA
- the cuyB gene encoding cysteate racemase — protein MELSKDNKKEVTAMNDKIIGILGGMGPEATAHFYFKLIKATPSKTDQDHFRVIMDSNSKIPDRTSAIFGNGENPVPALIETAKTLECAKVDVACIPCITAHYFIDEIQESINFPILNALRELDIYIKANYPDIKNIGILATSGTLKTGLFNKYLSDYNLIYPDYDIQTNKVMQAIYSPQYGIKSGVIEGKPIDMLVETGEILIKNGAQILIAGCTEIGLVLNSSHFDIPLIDPMDVAIEAIVKNKY, from the coding sequence GTGGAATTGAGTAAAGATAATAAGAAAGAGGTTACAGCAATGAATGATAAAATAATAGGAATTCTTGGAGGAATGGGTCCAGAAGCTACGGCACACTTTTACTTTAAGCTAATAAAAGCTACTCCCTCAAAAACAGATCAAGATCATTTTAGAGTGATTATGGATAGCAATAGTAAAATTCCAGACAGAACGAGTGCAATCTTTGGAAACGGAGAAAATCCAGTTCCTGCTCTTATAGAGACGGCAAAAACCCTTGAATGTGCAAAAGTAGATGTCGCTTGCATTCCTTGTATCACGGCTCATTATTTTATAGATGAGATTCAAGAAAGCATAAACTTCCCAATATTGAATGCTCTAAGAGAACTTGATATTTATATAAAAGCTAATTATCCTGACATAAAAAATATTGGTATTCTAGCAACGAGCGGAACCCTAAAAACTGGATTATTTAATAAATATCTAAGTGATTATAATTTAATCTATCCTGATTACGATATCCAAACAAACAAAGTAATGCAGGCTATTTATTCTCCGCAGTATGGAATAAAAAGTGGGGTAATAGAAGGCAAACCAATAGATATGCTAGTTGAAACTGGCGAAATATTGATAAAAAATGGAGCTCAGATACTGATTGCTGGCTGTACCGAAATAGGTCTAGTTTTAAATTCTTCCCATTTTGATATACCGTTAATAGACCCTATGGATGTAGCAATTGAGGCTATTGTTAAGAATAAATACTAA
- a CDS encoding Mur ligase family protein, with protein sequence MMDVASLLKGIEILEENRPLSHDHNIQGIAYHSAKVKEGDLFFCIKGYKTDGHKYLLDAKNKGAVGAVVESIQDNIDIPQYLVSDARHSLALCACNFYNHPSKFMKMIGITATNGKTTTAFMIDNILENNNFKTGLVGTVLIKVGDEQIASDLTTPESLDLQNYIYRMKENGLTHVTMEVSSSAIELDRIAGIDYDIVIFNNISREHIDLHETFENYVALKSSLITNAKKGSWAILNMDCEEAASLINKTEANVLTYGVNNDNAMILCKNLDLSSGRGKFTVEISKPFSINGHLYMDQSFEISLSVPGYHSVYNAMAAIAAALICKVPIAVIQESFLNFKGVERRFEFIYENDFKIIDDHFANAGNIDVTMETLNFMEYNKLHLVYAIRGSRGPIVNKENAQAIVTWAKKLNLSEIIATKSADYTTEKDIVTDEEEAVFRDIINGSKLKLELYENLSDAIGEALNRAKEDDVILLAGCQGMDYGASIALKKLKIMNPSISEDELFEPLKHRVCGIE encoded by the coding sequence ATGATGGACGTTGCTTCTTTATTGAAAGGGATTGAAATTTTAGAGGAAAACAGACCTTTAAGCCATGACCATAATATTCAGGGGATAGCTTATCATTCTGCTAAGGTTAAAGAGGGAGATTTATTCTTTTGTATCAAAGGATATAAGACAGATGGACATAAGTATTTACTAGATGCTAAAAACAAAGGAGCTGTAGGTGCTGTTGTGGAAAGCATTCAAGATAATATTGATATTCCTCAATATTTGGTTTCAGATGCTAGGCATTCTTTAGCTCTATGTGCATGTAATTTTTATAATCACCCTTCAAAATTTATGAAGATGATTGGAATAACAGCTACTAATGGTAAAACCACAACTGCTTTTATGATTGATAATATTCTAGAAAATAATAATTTTAAAACTGGGCTTGTTGGAACAGTGCTTATAAAAGTAGGCGATGAACAAATAGCTTCTGATTTAACAACACCAGAGTCCTTAGATCTTCAAAATTATATATACAGAATGAAAGAAAATGGTTTAACACATGTAACAATGGAAGTGTCTTCGTCTGCTATTGAGCTTGACAGGATTGCTGGGATTGATTACGACATCGTTATTTTTAACAATATTAGCAGAGAGCACATTGATCTTCATGAAACCTTTGAAAACTATGTAGCATTGAAATCAAGTTTGATTACCAATGCAAAGAAGGGTAGCTGGGCTATACTGAATATGGATTGTGAAGAAGCAGCATCTCTAATTAATAAGACAGAGGCCAATGTACTTACTTATGGCGTTAATAATGATAATGCTATGATATTGTGCAAAAATCTAGATTTATCCTCAGGAAGAGGTAAATTTACAGTAGAAATTTCTAAACCATTTTCAATAAATGGGCATTTATATATGGATCAAAGCTTCGAGATATCTCTTTCTGTGCCAGGCTATCACAGCGTATATAATGCTATGGCTGCAATTGCTGCGGCGCTAATTTGCAAGGTACCTATAGCTGTAATACAAGAAAGCTTTTTAAATTTTAAAGGTGTAGAAAGAAGATTTGAGTTCATATATGAAAATGATTTTAAAATAATCGATGATCATTTTGCAAATGCTGGGAACATAGATGTTACTATGGAAACTCTTAATTTTATGGAATATAATAAACTGCATCTTGTATATGCTATAAGAGGTTCAAGAGGGCCTATTGTAAATAAGGAAAATGCTCAGGCAATAGTTACATGGGCGAAAAAGCTTAATTTATCTGAAATTATTGCTACTAAAAGTGCAGATTACACAACAGAAAAAGATATAGTGACTGATGAAGAAGAAGCAGTGTTTAGAGACATTATTAATGGTTCGAAGCTAAAGCTTGAGCTATATGAGAATCTTTCAGATGCTATTGGTGAAGCTTTAAATAGGGCTAAGGAGGATGACGTAATTCTTCTTGCTGGTTGTCAGGGAATGGATTATGGCGCTAGTATAGCACTTAAAAAACTAAAAATAATGAACCCATCTATATCTGAGGATGAATTATTTGAACCCCTAAAGCATAGAGTGTGTGGAATTGAGTAA
- a CDS encoding carboxylate--amine ligase, which produces MSNKAVILGANYYIGLSTIRCLGVMGVEVAAVDYSYEGSYAFESKYCKEKLIGPHYKKQPKEFLQFLIDYASKQALKPVLIPCADPYVEFVDEYLYELREYYLIPQNQQGIYTNLMDKEKLHALAVKNSVKVPETVYVSDEDYLDKVDKQIGYPCIVKPTDSPSFVSVFRRKMFKVNNKEELLEAVKKVHEKKLEVIVQRIIPGFDDHMYTFDAYLNQDSKVTNWMTCQKFRQYPINFGASVYTGQKYVQELYDIGAKFLENVGFKGFAEIEFKKDAVTGEFYLIEVNVRITNLNSLLYKAGINMPYLTYSELIGKPQPPFELKKDTGLVFWYAYEDFFAVRGYLKTKQLKLSQVLKSYFKPKAYAIWDYSDPKPFFAFSKSISKKITKKIFR; this is translated from the coding sequence GTGTCTAATAAAGCAGTTATTTTAGGTGCTAATTATTATATAGGCTTAAGTACAATAAGATGTCTAGGTGTGATGGGTGTTGAAGTAGCGGCTGTAGATTATAGCTATGAAGGCTCTTATGCTTTTGAATCAAAATATTGTAAGGAAAAATTAATCGGTCCACACTATAAAAAACAACCTAAAGAGTTTTTACAGTTTTTAATAGATTATGCATCAAAGCAAGCTCTAAAACCCGTGCTGATTCCTTGTGCTGATCCATATGTTGAGTTTGTAGATGAGTATCTCTACGAGCTTAGAGAATATTACCTTATTCCTCAGAATCAGCAGGGAATTTACACTAATCTTATGGATAAAGAGAAGCTTCACGCTCTTGCAGTAAAAAATTCTGTTAAAGTTCCAGAAACAGTTTATGTAAGCGATGAGGATTATTTAGATAAAGTTGACAAGCAAATTGGCTATCCATGTATTGTTAAACCTACTGATTCTCCATCATTTGTGTCGGTTTTTAGAAGAAAGATGTTTAAGGTTAATAACAAGGAAGAATTGCTTGAAGCAGTAAAAAAAGTACATGAGAAAAAGCTGGAAGTAATTGTACAAAGAATAATTCCAGGATTTGACGACCATATGTACACTTTTGATGCTTACTTAAATCAGGATTCAAAAGTTACAAACTGGATGACTTGCCAGAAATTTAGACAGTATCCTATAAATTTTGGAGCCTCAGTATATACTGGACAGAAATATGTCCAAGAGCTCTATGATATAGGAGCAAAATTTTTAGAAAATGTTGGTTTTAAAGGATTTGCGGAAATTGAGTTTAAAAAAGATGCAGTAACAGGAGAATTTTATTTAATAGAGGTGAATGTAAGAATAACTAATTTAAATAGCTTGCTGTATAAGGCAGGGATAAACATGCCATATTTAACCTATTCTGAGCTAATAGGAAAGCCACAACCACCTTTTGAGCTTAAAAAGGATACTGGGCTAGTGTTTTGGTATGCTTACGAGGATTTCTTTGCTGTTAGAGGATATCTAAAGACAAAACAGCTGAAGCTATCTCAGGTTCTAAAATCATATTTTAAACCTAAAGCATATGCTATATGGGACTATTCAGATCCTAAGCCGTTTTTTGCTTTTAGCAAAAGTATTTCAAAAAAAATAACTAAAAAAATTTTTAGGTAA
- a CDS encoding shikimate kinase, which translates to MKKIAFIGMMGCGKSSIANDISKDLALKLISIDKMVEKELNLSISDIFEKFGEPYFRKIETKVLKNAVINESCIIDCGGGIILDSSNIEILKNNGYSIIFIDRNPEKILEEMDVNNRPLVKDNPTALIKIYNERIGLYKKYSDYIIENNNDYDYAINSVKSLIINL; encoded by the coding sequence ATGAAAAAAATAGCATTTATAGGAATGATGGGATGTGGAAAAAGCAGTATAGCTAATGACATTTCAAAAGACTTGGCTCTTAAGCTTATTTCTATTGATAAGATGGTGGAAAAGGAACTCAATTTAAGCATATCCGATATATTTGAGAAATTTGGGGAGCCGTATTTTAGAAAAATTGAAACAAAAGTATTAAAAAATGCTGTTATTAATGAAAGCTGTATTATAGATTGCGGTGGGGGGATTATTCTTGACTCAAGTAATATTGAAATATTGAAGAATAATGGATACAGTATAATTTTTATTGATAGAAATCCAGAAAAAATATTAGAGGAAATGGATGTTAATAATAGACCACTAGTAAAGGATAATCCAACAGCTCTTATAAAAATATATAACGAAAGAATAGGATTATATAAAAAGTATTCTGATTACATAATTGAAAATAATAATGATTATGATTATGCAATTAACTCAGTGAAGAGCTTAATAATCAATCTTTAA
- the aroD gene encoding type I 3-dehydroquinate dehydratase, translated as MKIEATKKIQIKNIEIGGSKTLICTPIIPSTLEDFVADIDDALSQNPDVVEWRLDYFDNLSSLDYVYNTLTSIKYKLANTIFILTLRDNKEGGKCTLSQEDKLKIIQNALKTDTIDILDIEQIQGKDYISTVKQMINNTNTKLILSYHNFEFTPNKEEIVQKIEKALELGADIPKVAYMPHSSEDVLCLLDASLSCRKLLEAPMVSISMGDLGKISRVYAGQFGSDITFASLKDSTAPGQIKIDDLKRAWTHLF; from the coding sequence ATGAAAATCGAAGCTACTAAAAAAATCCAAATAAAAAACATTGAAATCGGGGGAAGCAAAACCCTAATTTGTACTCCTATAATACCCTCTACTCTTGAAGATTTTGTTGCAGATATCGACGATGCTCTATCTCAAAATCCAGATGTAGTTGAGTGGAGATTAGATTACTTTGACAATCTCAGTTCATTAGATTATGTATATAATACCTTAACTTCAATTAAATATAAACTAGCAAATACAATATTTATCTTGACTCTAAGAGATAATAAAGAAGGCGGAAAATGCACTCTTTCTCAAGAAGATAAGCTCAAAATAATTCAAAACGCTCTAAAAACAGATACTATCGATATATTAGATATAGAACAAATCCAAGGAAAAGATTATATATCTACAGTTAAACAAATGATTAATAATACTAATACGAAGCTTATACTTTCTTATCACAATTTTGAGTTTACACCAAATAAAGAAGAAATCGTTCAAAAAATAGAAAAGGCCCTCGAATTAGGGGCCGATATTCCTAAAGTAGCATATATGCCACATTCTAGTGAAGATGTACTTTGTTTATTAGATGCTAGTCTTTCATGCAGAAAATTATTAGAGGCTCCTATGGTGAGCATCTCCATGGGTGACCTAGGAAAAATTTCTAGAGTATATGCTGGCCAATTTGGCTCTGATATTACCTTTGCTTCTTTGAAAGACTCAACCGCTCCAGGTCAAATCAAAATTGATGATTTAAAGAGAGCTTGGACCCATCTTTTTTAA
- the mscL gene encoding large-conductance mechanosensitive channel protein MscL: MLKEFKTFIMRGNVMDMAVGIIIGGAFGKIITSLVNDIIMPVISILTGSVDFKHLKYVIEPAQGEIPELAVYYGQFIQNLVDFVIIAFSIFIMIKMINKLKAKPKEEAAPAKPSEEVVLLSEIRDELKKMGPSSL, from the coding sequence ATGTTAAAGGAGTTTAAAACATTTATTATGCGTGGAAATGTTATGGATATGGCAGTGGGGATTATTATTGGAGGAGCATTTGGCAAGATAATCACATCCCTAGTAAACGATATTATAATGCCAGTTATATCTATACTAACAGGAAGTGTTGATTTTAAGCATCTTAAATATGTAATTGAGCCAGCTCAGGGAGAAATTCCAGAACTGGCTGTATACTACGGTCAATTTATTCAAAATTTAGTTGATTTTGTTATCATTGCTTTTTCAATTTTTATAATGATTAAGATGATAAATAAATTAAAAGCTAAACCAAAAGAAGAAGCAGCGCCAGCAAAACCAAGTGAAGAAGTTGTGCTATTAAGTGAAATCAGGGACGAATTAAAAAAGATGGGTCCAAGCTCTCTTTAA